One genomic segment of Marinitoga piezophila KA3 includes these proteins:
- a CDS encoding type III restriction-modification system endonuclease: MMRFHFEKNLEHQNRAVESIINVFKGVEIIEPFGIEKEYVNPIFNKDTNFSYVNNIGSIQEQNDIKRNVKGKSNIIDIMMETGTGKTYTYTKTIFELNKLYGIFKFIIVVPTIAIKAGTINFLRSESAREHFKDQYGKIIELHVVASQKSNKNKKLYMPQAVSNFVNAGRFEKDKIHVLIINLGMINSPTMKKSYDKTLLDKYSVPFDAIASVNPFMIIDEPHKFDKSNKTWKNIREKMKPQFILRFGATFKEYENLIYTLTAAEAFNRNLVKGVIAHITEFEDGKNVFVRFVNSNGKEATFELTKKGSSKKIFKLIKNESLEKIHPAMKNLIIEKLNENTIILSNGLELKKGDKINPYSYAEKLQEIMIKEAVKNHFKLEKEYLTRNIKIKPLTLFFIDNIDEYRNKEGYIRKTLENYVEVEVKELLKKEKNEFYRNYLKKTLEDISKTHGGYFAADKRENDEVIEKEVNEILHDKQAILDLENPRRFIFSKWTLREGWDNPNVFQICKLRSSGSEISKLQEVGRGLRLPVNQYGNRVKNEQFYLHYFVDFTENDFVEKLVKEINDKSGAISREDKPEKLDDVMIKRICKIYKISEEELLETLDKNNVITRTNKFKENGFEYIKKNYPLIFNGVNSNKIKKDTEFKKKVKIRVEKYPLLKELWEKLNEKVILEYKIKNEEQFKEIFLDFLKKYDPFKPEIFQEKIKKLNFENYEAMVNEEISIYGEENSFIQTMSYEEFLKELSKKLYINIKTLHNAFVEAEIEMNKYLNQTTIRLFKQKFDNYLMFNALNKFSIEYQKVTGSIHPTKITNSDGMVKKEIDSSDIGIFYSEEQVSDDYLFEELFYDSDLERENIKKEIKEIIVFTKIPKNSIKIPIAGGKTYSPDFAYVLDYENGQKKMYFIVETKDTDKDSLRDEERIKIKHAEKFFGDTIKIKFKTQFKDDDIANLIKEIYKDI, translated from the coding sequence ATGATGAGATTTCATTTTGAAAAAAATTTAGAACATCAAAATCGTGCTGTAGAATCTATTATTAACGTTTTTAAAGGTGTTGAGATAATAGAACCATTTGGAATAGAAAAAGAATATGTTAATCCTATTTTCAATAAAGATACAAATTTTAGTTACGTAAATAATATTGGAAGTATTCAAGAACAAAATGATATTAAAAGAAATGTGAAAGGAAAAAGTAATATTATAGATATTATGATGGAAACGGGAACTGGAAAAACATATACATATACAAAAACTATTTTTGAACTCAATAAGTTATATGGAATTTTTAAATTTATTATAGTTGTTCCAACAATAGCAATTAAAGCTGGAACAATAAATTTTTTAAGATCAGAAAGTGCAAGAGAACATTTTAAAGATCAATATGGAAAAATTATTGAATTACATGTTGTAGCGAGTCAAAAATCTAATAAAAATAAAAAATTATATATGCCACAAGCTGTTAGTAATTTTGTAAATGCTGGAAGATTTGAAAAAGATAAAATACATGTTCTTATTATTAATCTAGGAATGATAAATTCTCCAACTATGAAAAAAAGTTATGATAAAACTTTATTAGATAAATATTCAGTACCATTTGATGCAATTGCTTCAGTAAATCCTTTTATGATTATTGATGAACCACATAAATTCGATAAATCTAATAAAACTTGGAAGAATATTCGAGAAAAAATGAAGCCACAATTCATTTTAAGATTTGGAGCAACTTTTAAGGAATATGAAAATTTAATATATACACTTACAGCAGCAGAAGCATTTAATAGAAATTTGGTAAAAGGGGTTATTGCTCATATTACAGAATTTGAAGATGGGAAAAATGTATTTGTTAGATTTGTAAATTCAAATGGAAAAGAAGCGACATTTGAATTAACCAAAAAAGGTAGTTCAAAAAAAATTTTTAAATTAATAAAAAATGAAAGTCTTGAAAAAATACATCCTGCAATGAAGAATTTAATTATTGAAAAATTAAATGAAAATACTATTATTTTATCTAATGGTTTAGAACTTAAAAAAGGAGATAAAATAAATCCTTATTCCTATGCTGAAAAATTGCAAGAAATAATGATCAAAGAAGCTGTTAAAAATCATTTCAAATTAGAAAAAGAATATCTTACAAGAAATATAAAAATAAAGCCGTTAACTTTATTTTTTATAGATAATATTGATGAATATAGAAATAAAGAAGGTTATATTAGAAAAACACTTGAAAATTATGTTGAAGTAGAAGTAAAAGAATTATTAAAGAAAGAAAAAAATGAATTTTATAGAAATTATCTAAAAAAAACTTTAGAAGATATTTCAAAAACCCATGGTGGATATTTCGCTGCAGATAAAAGGGAAAATGATGAAGTTATCGAAAAAGAAGTAAATGAAATATTACATGATAAACAAGCAATATTAGATTTGGAAAATCCAAGAAGATTTATATTTTCAAAATGGACTTTAAGGGAAGGTTGGGATAACCCTAATGTTTTTCAAATATGTAAATTAAGAAGTAGTGGTTCAGAAATTTCCAAATTACAAGAAGTTGGAAGAGGATTAAGATTGCCTGTGAATCAATATGGTAACAGAGTTAAAAATGAACAATTCTATTTACATTATTTTGTAGATTTTACTGAAAATGATTTTGTGGAAAAGTTAGTTAAAGAAATAAATGATAAATCAGGAGCTATTTCGAGAGAGGATAAACCTGAAAAACTTGATGATGTAATGATTAAAAGAATCTGTAAAATTTATAAAATTAGTGAAGAAGAGTTATTAGAAACTTTAGATAAAAATAATGTTATAACAAGAACTAATAAATTTAAAGAGAATGGATTTGAATATATTAAAAAAAATTATCCTCTTATATTTAATGGAGTTAATTCTAATAAAATAAAAAAAGATACTGAATTCAAGAAAAAAGTAAAAATAAGAGTTGAAAAATATCCATTATTAAAGGAGCTTTGGGAAAAGCTTAATGAAAAGGTTATACTTGAATATAAAATAAAAAATGAAGAACAATTCAAGGAAATATTTTTGGATTTTTTAAAAAAATATGACCCTTTTAAACCAGAAATTTTTCAAGAAAAAATTAAAAAATTAAATTTTGAAAATTATGAAGCAATGGTAAATGAAGAAATTTCAATTTATGGTGAAGAAAATAGTTTTATTCAAACAATGAGTTATGAGGAATTTCTGAAAGAATTATCTAAAAAATTATATATAAATATAAAAACTTTGCATAATGCTTTTGTAGAAGCCGAAATAGAAATGAATAAATATCTTAATCAAACTACAATTAGATTATTCAAACAAAAATTTGATAATTATTTAATGTTTAATGCATTAAATAAATTTAGTATAGAATATCAGAAGGTTACTGGTTCAATTCATCCAACTAAAATTACTAATTCTGATGGGATGGTTAAAAAAGAAATTGATTCCTCTGATATTGGAATTTTCTATTCGGAAGAACAAGTTTCTGATGATTATTTATTTGAAGAATTATTTTATGATTCAGATTTGGAAAGAGAAAATATAAAAAAAGAAATAAAAGAAATAATTGTTTTTACAAAAATTCCTAAAAACTCCATAAAAATACCGATAGCTGGTGGAAAAACATATTCCCCGGATTTTGCATATGTTTTAGATTATGAAAATGGCCAAAAGAAGATGTATTTTATTGTAGAAACAAAGGATACTGATAAAGATAGTTTAAGAGATGAAGAAAGAATAAAAATAAAACATGCAGAGAAATTTTTTGGAGATACTATAAAAATTAAATTTAAAACTCAATTTAAAGATGACGACATAGCAAATTTAATAAAAGAAATTTATAAAGATATTTAA
- a CDS encoding AAA family ATPase, with protein MKKKIPYGEQNFERLRKDNYYYIDRTEYIEKLENLDEKYIVFLRPRKFGKTLFLDTLGKYYDINYKNKFEELFGDLYIGKNPTPLKNEYYILYMDFSGIQTENKDILIKSFKNNVIASLVDFNNRYNLELTIKEEYSEPADIIRAFLTDTKDILDKPIYLLIDEYDHFANELLSFNLDLFRDSVTKHGFVRKFYEEIKKGTKTIIKRIFMTGVSPIMLDSLTSGFNITMNITLEKEFNRMLGFTKEEVIELLKYYEIYSDKLLKEMEENYNGYKFNPDAKETVYNPDMVFYFIIKYQRGKKPPEKIIDDNILSDYKKVQNLFDLGELLGVAIENNKDLSKEEREKESAKRIIGELLNEILLTGKTTLPELTTIFNPGKRIETKDIKSLLFYLGFMTFEREGIRTYLKIPNYSMRKIFSDYFTEYIEEKLTDIIDTGKIEDAIISLLSEGTIEPFVKEIENILKKLDNRIFMGFDEKYIKILMYSYLVLTSLAMVKMEYPVEGGYVDIAIFKRYEEVPYEAIIEIKYIKQNEYTESKFKEKIVQAREQIERYKKSYELNSKNEKMKKFIIIFVGKEAKLVEEVE; from the coding sequence ATGAAAAAGAAAATACCATATGGAGAACAAAATTTTGAAAGATTAAGAAAAGATAATTATTATTATATAGATAGAACAGAATATATAGAAAAGTTAGAAAATTTAGATGAAAAATATATAGTATTTTTAAGGCCAAGAAAGTTTGGAAAAACATTGTTTTTAGATACACTTGGAAAATATTATGATATCAATTATAAAAATAAATTTGAAGAATTATTTGGAGATTTATATATCGGCAAAAATCCAACACCATTAAAAAATGAATATTACATATTATATATGGATTTCTCAGGAATACAAACAGAAAACAAGGATATATTAATAAAAAGTTTTAAAAATAATGTAATAGCTTCACTTGTAGATTTCAATAATAGATATAATTTAGAATTAACAATAAAAGAAGAATATAGTGAACCAGCAGATATAATAAGAGCTTTTTTAACTGATACGAAAGATATTTTAGACAAACCAATATATTTATTAATAGATGAATATGATCACTTTGCCAATGAATTATTGAGTTTTAATCTTGACTTGTTTAGAGATAGCGTAACGAAACACGGATTTGTAAGGAAATTCTATGAAGAAATCAAAAAAGGAACAAAAACAATAATAAAAAGAATATTCATGACAGGGGTAAGCCCTATTATGCTTGACTCATTAACCAGTGGATTTAATATTACAATGAATATAACCTTAGAAAAAGAATTTAATAGAATGCTTGGATTTACAAAAGAAGAGGTAATTGAATTATTAAAATATTATGAAATATATTCAGATAAATTACTTAAAGAAATGGAAGAAAATTATAATGGCTATAAGTTCAATCCAGATGCAAAAGAAACAGTATATAACCCTGATATGGTATTTTATTTCATAATAAAATATCAAAGGGGGAAAAAACCACCGGAAAAAATAATAGACGACAACATATTAAGTGATTATAAAAAAGTACAAAACCTATTTGATTTAGGGGAATTACTAGGAGTAGCGATAGAAAATAATAAAGATTTGTCAAAAGAAGAAAGAGAAAAAGAAAGTGCAAAAAGGATAATAGGAGAATTATTAAATGAAATACTATTAACAGGAAAAACAACCTTACCGGAACTCACAACAATATTCAATCCAGGAAAAAGGATAGAAACAAAAGACATAAAATCATTATTATTTTATCTTGGATTTATGACATTTGAAAGAGAAGGAATAAGAACATATTTAAAAATACCAAATTACTCAATGCGAAAGATATTCTCAGATTATTTCACAGAATATATAGAAGAAAAACTAACGGATATAATAGACACCGGTAAAATAGAAGATGCAATAATAAGTCTATTATCAGAAGGAACAATAGAACCATTTGTAAAAGAGATAGAAAATATATTAAAGAAACTGGATAATAGAATATTCATGGGATTTGATGAAAAATATATAAAAATACTCATGTATAGTTATTTAGTATTAACCTCATTAGCAATGGTAAAAATGGAATATCCAGTAGAAGGCGGATATGTAGATATAGCAATATTCAAAAGATATGAAGAAGTGCCATATGAAGCGATAATAGAAATAAAATACATAAAACAGAACGAATATACCGAAAGTAAATTCAAGGAAAAAATCGTTCAGGCGAGAGAACAGATAGAAAGATACAAAAAATCATATGAATTAAATTCAAAAAATGAGAAAATGAAAAAATTCATAATAATCTTTGTTGGGAAAGAAGCTAAGTTGGTTGAAGAGGTGGAATAA
- a CDS encoding UPF0158 family protein, giving the protein MEIQMAETTTYYNKKNGEFIMIEDEYLQDAEDDDYDNIYSKADEWEKEQLKLAEDILSHPENYIPIPSQYDIHEYMIMKKFSIYMVDDETSEILLNAIRGRGAFRRFKNEIFRLGLREKWFDYKTEKYKEIAIEWCEKHGIEYEE; this is encoded by the coding sequence ATGGAAATTCAAATGGCGGAAACAACTACATATTATAACAAAAAAAATGGAGAATTTATTATGATTGAAGACGAATATCTTCAAGATGCTGAGGATGATGATTATGATAATATATATTCAAAAGCCGATGAATGGGAAAAGGAACAATTAAAATTGGCAGAGGATATATTAAGTCATCCGGAAAATTATATTCCAATACCATCACAATATGACATTCATGAATATATGATCATGAAAAAGTTTTCTATTTATATGGTTGATGACGAAACTTCTGAAATATTATTAAATGCAATTAGAGGTAGAGGAGCATTTAGAAGATTCAAAAATGAAATTTTTAGATTAGGTCTAAGAGAAAAATGGTTCGATTATAAAACAGAAAAATATAAAGAAATCGCTATAGAATGGTGTGAAAAACACGGAATAGAATATGAGGAATGA
- a CDS encoding AAA family ATPase translates to MEKLKKLPLGKSDFKSLIKNNMYFVDKSMLIKDILEGGDVILITRPRRFGKTLNMSMLEHFFSMKENSENLFKDLKIWNEKEIIEKYLNKYPVIFITFKDTKKDKLLSMKIEVKALIRKIYSEHLYLLESDKLNILEKRYIKQLLELEEIPGKTDEEKDAKEDTIFESSLKNLTEFIYKHHGKKVILLIDEYDTPIQQSYLNGYYNEFINFIGNMLGSALKDNEYLEKAVLTGITRVAKESIFTGVNNLQVSTVLSELFNDKFGMTKEELHEALKYYGMEYEEEKIIEWYNGFNFGGLEIYNPYSIMNLLYEKKIKNYWINTSGNKLIKDLIAKGTAEIKAKMYDLIEGGTVTTTINENLVYGDLNVNVEESVWTLFLFTGYLTWIDKKGDEENPEYTLRITNKETKGFFERTVVNILEENRIDYKSIIWLLTNNKKKKFEEEFKKIVEGTLSYFDVSGEEPERFYHGLILGMSVGLQREYIIKSNRESGYGRADLILIPKEKSKPGIIFEFKKLDIDEDKNLKECAEKGMKQIEEKNYEAEIKSYGIEKIIKVAIAFDKKEVEIVIK, encoded by the coding sequence ATGGAAAAATTGAAGAAACTTCCTCTCGGAAAAAGCGATTTTAAAAGTTTAATAAAAAACAATATGTATTTTGTAGATAAAAGTATGCTTATAAAAGATATATTAGAAGGTGGAGATGTAATATTAATCACTCGACCAAGGAGATTTGGAAAAACATTAAACATGAGCATGTTAGAACATTTCTTTTCAATGAAAGAAAACAGTGAGAATTTATTTAAAGATTTAAAAATTTGGAATGAAAAGGAAATAATAGAAAAGTATTTAAATAAATATCCTGTTATATTTATAACCTTTAAAGACACAAAAAAAGATAAATTACTTTCAATGAAAATAGAAGTAAAAGCATTAATAAGAAAGATATATTCAGAACATCTATATTTACTGGAAAGCGATAAATTAAATATACTGGAAAAAAGATATATAAAACAATTGTTAGAATTAGAGGAAATTCCAGGAAAAACAGATGAAGAGAAAGATGCAAAAGAAGATACAATATTTGAATCTTCATTAAAAAATCTAACAGAATTTATTTACAAGCATCATGGTAAAAAGGTAATATTATTAATAGACGAATACGACACACCAATACAACAATCATATCTAAATGGATATTACAATGAATTCATAAACTTCATAGGAAATATGCTTGGAAGCGCATTAAAAGATAATGAGTATTTGGAAAAAGCAGTATTAACAGGAATAACAAGAGTGGCAAAAGAAAGCATATTCACTGGAGTAAATAATCTTCAAGTATCAACAGTATTAAGTGAATTATTCAATGACAAATTCGGAATGACAAAAGAAGAATTACATGAAGCTTTGAAATATTATGGTATGGAATATGAAGAAGAAAAGATAATAGAATGGTATAATGGATTTAATTTTGGAGGATTGGAAATATATAATCCATATTCAATAATGAATTTATTATATGAAAAGAAAATAAAGAATTATTGGATAAACACCAGCGGGAATAAATTAATAAAGGATTTAATAGCAAAAGGAACAGCAGAAATAAAAGCAAAGATGTATGATTTAATAGAAGGTGGAACAGTAACAACAACAATAAATGAAAATTTGGTATATGGAGATTTAAATGTCAATGTAGAAGAAAGTGTATGGACATTATTTCTATTTACTGGATATTTAACCTGGATAGATAAAAAAGGAGATGAAGAAAATCCAGAATATACATTGAGAATAACAAACAAAGAGACAAAAGGCTTCTTTGAAAGAACAGTGGTGAATATATTAGAAGAAAATAGAATAGATTATAAGAGTATAATCTGGTTGCTAACAAATAATAAGAAAAAAAAGTTTGAAGAGGAATTTAAAAAGATAGTAGAAGGAACATTAAGTTATTTTGATGTAAGCGGAGAAGAACCTGAAAGATTTTACCATGGACTTATATTGGGAATGAGTGTGGGGTTACAAAGAGAATATATAATAAAAAGCAATAGAGAATCAGGATACGGAAGAGCAGATTTAATACTGATTCCAAAAGAGAAAAGCAAGCCAGGAATAATATTTGAATTCAAAAAATTAGATATAGACGAAGATAAAAACTTAAAAGAATGTGCAGAAAAAGGAATGAAACAAATAGAAGAAAAGAATTATGAAGCAGAAATCAAGAGTTATGGAATAGAAAAAATAATAAAAGTTGCTATTGCTTTTGATAAGAAAGAGGTTGAGATTGTAATTAAATAA
- a CDS encoding PD-(D/E)XK nuclease family protein, whose amino-acid sequence MKELKLINLNKNHFDEIAEFILPLYEKDPMNFLFLGPSGDYVKQIAESVARKVDKTINRDAFRVINQYAVEMFRRYEPTSLFIDRDFLKAYIAKELEDLIEKEKNNIEFRKYVKTLAKSKQAIEYLLEIFEKKWEISRIEDEKLIENHPLYSEIDKDMESDNNLFKLYKHLEEKLEDILNTTFDDSKNNGKNYDQISIYKWFYKELPEIEKKLGKTLVISGFFDIPPILNKVLKTLFNLFDNVIFFAWNPIDDESFESLENILYFLKNEGFSGNYKKESLKELFLNTTFQKGVFKNTVLEIENIAKEIKRKIIYENYQPDDFGIIVPDSQTANAFAEFFEELKVPYRLKNDMPLSESVMVSKLLLPLKTKYSGYEVEDLLALIEAGYGGERSLSIDEIESLLKTLNLYYDFPKATLKSRKEKWLSVVSKRLKEIDKELIDSDEKERLELQRAELEELEKILETLFDLLEEIDKNDFELTYYRELLNTWIKEGRIKVENIDKVESELNALYKFHELLLTLEKNLEHLIPGKIKLSKFYNILSSLIETEKYRISEKYSNTVEIFSLNDSRFVHKKYKIFVSFTDMNYPSIHINPLLSSITKENNYSKISELQFRENMFISMLFADNVIFTYPKATLSGEEILGSSYEKDFEKLFEIREYPFAIKSEEIIPENTDEIYSLEQAALYFAYNNLESDLDEINEVISEIEKLKEKRDNYNWVLDTKYPIGDISHNKISTYVDCPFKYYLKYIARIGANKDFSIFYVGNLKHKIMKKLFDKYPTYNSIYSLIGDEEKLYEEIKSIAYEEWDNSGVDELKSYKIVKEVEIEDISQDLIFTIKRLIESYIYFKNSKIKDEQKKRVKYKKVLKSEFPVSGKYENYDLFARIDRIDILEEDVIFDIDKSKNELIPVGKEEKEAYSIIDYKNSKSFQSEQLLFYYYILLSNSDWKEKLKEKSVFLSFLPMKEKDFNKTDALIWIKIKNDDLYIKYSGNSNSYNQISLKEFESWFNEVVDAIKNSEFYPVFINDDEKLKFRFLDYLKSKGYNVRNSNEKYYTCEGNDNPNGLSIKCEYYSLCKIMGLGKYINLKNRDHLKAKRKSK is encoded by the coding sequence ATGAAAGAGTTGAAGTTAATTAATTTAAATAAAAATCACTTTGATGAAATTGCTGAGTTTATATTGCCTTTATATGAGAAAGATCCTATGAATTTTCTCTTTTTAGGACCTTCTGGTGATTATGTAAAGCAAATTGCAGAAAGTGTTGCAAGAAAAGTTGATAAGACTATCAATAGAGATGCATTTAGGGTTATAAATCAATATGCTGTTGAGATGTTTAGAAGATATGAGCCAACTTCCCTTTTTATAGACAGAGATTTTTTAAAAGCCTATATCGCCAAGGAATTAGAAGATTTAATTGAAAAAGAAAAAAATAATATAGAGTTTAGAAAATATGTAAAAACACTTGCAAAATCAAAACAGGCCATTGAATATTTGCTTGAAATCTTCGAAAAGAAATGGGAAATATCTAGAATTGAAGATGAAAAACTTATTGAAAATCATCCGTTGTATTCAGAAATAGATAAAGATATGGAAAGTGATAATAATCTCTTTAAACTGTATAAACATCTTGAAGAAAAATTAGAAGATATCTTAAATACAACTTTTGACGATTCAAAAAACAATGGGAAAAATTATGATCAGATTAGTATTTATAAATGGTTCTATAAGGAATTGCCTGAAATTGAAAAAAAACTTGGAAAAACACTTGTTATAAGTGGATTTTTTGATATTCCTCCAATATTAAATAAAGTATTAAAAACATTGTTTAATCTGTTTGATAATGTAATCTTTTTTGCGTGGAATCCTATTGATGATGAGTCGTTTGAAAGTCTTGAAAATATTCTTTATTTCCTGAAAAATGAAGGTTTTTCTGGAAATTATAAAAAGGAAAGTTTAAAGGAATTATTTTTAAATACAACTTTTCAAAAGGGCGTGTTTAAGAATACTGTTCTTGAAATTGAAAATATTGCAAAAGAAATAAAAAGAAAAATAATATACGAGAATTATCAACCTGATGATTTCGGAATAATTGTTCCAGATTCACAAACTGCCAATGCATTTGCAGAATTTTTTGAAGAATTAAAGGTTCCATATAGATTAAAAAACGATATGCCACTTTCAGAAAGTGTAATGGTATCTAAATTATTATTGCCATTAAAAACAAAATATTCCGGTTATGAGGTTGAAGATTTGCTTGCATTAATAGAAGCAGGTTATGGCGGAGAACGTTCATTATCAATTGATGAAATAGAATCGCTTTTAAAAACATTAAACCTTTATTATGACTTTCCAAAAGCAACTTTGAAATCGAGAAAAGAAAAGTGGTTGAGCGTTGTTTCAAAGCGTCTTAAAGAAATAGATAAAGAATTAATTGATTCCGATGAAAAAGAAAGATTGGAATTACAGAGAGCCGAATTGGAAGAATTAGAGAAGATACTTGAAACATTGTTTGATTTACTGGAAGAAATAGATAAAAACGATTTTGAGCTTACATATTATAGGGAACTTTTAAATACATGGATTAAAGAAGGAAGAATAAAAGTAGAAAATATTGATAAGGTTGAAAGTGAATTAAATGCATTGTATAAATTTCATGAACTGCTGCTTACATTAGAAAAAAATCTGGAACATTTAATACCTGGAAAAATAAAACTTTCAAAGTTCTATAATATTCTTTCCAGTTTAATAGAAACAGAAAAATACAGAATTTCAGAAAAATATTCCAATACAGTGGAAATATTTTCACTTAATGATTCCAGGTTTGTACATAAAAAGTATAAAATCTTTGTTTCATTTACGGATATGAATTATCCTTCTATACATATAAATCCATTATTATCGTCTATTACAAAAGAAAATAATTACTCAAAAATCTCTGAGTTACAATTCAGAGAAAATATGTTTATCTCAATGCTTTTTGCTGATAATGTGATATTTACATATCCAAAAGCCACATTATCAGGAGAAGAAATCCTTGGTTCCTCATATGAAAAGGATTTTGAAAAATTATTTGAAATTAGAGAGTATCCTTTTGCTATAAAAAGCGAAGAGATTATTCCTGAAAACACGGACGAAATTTATTCTCTCGAACAGGCAGCTTTATATTTTGCATATAATAATTTAGAGTCCGACCTTGATGAAATTAATGAAGTTATTTCAGAAATTGAAAAATTAAAAGAGAAAAGGGATAATTATAATTGGGTGCTGGATACCAAATATCCTATTGGGGATATCAGTCATAATAAGATATCCACATATGTTGATTGCCCATTTAAATATTATCTGAAATATATAGCAAGAATAGGGGCAAATAAGGACTTTTCTATTTTCTATGTAGGTAATTTAAAACATAAGATAATGAAGAAATTATTTGATAAGTATCCAACATATAATTCCATTTATAGCCTTATTGGAGACGAAGAAAAATTATATGAAGAAATTAAAAGTATTGCTTATGAAGAATGGGATAATTCAGGTGTAGATGAATTGAAATCGTATAAGATTGTAAAAGAAGTGGAGATTGAGGATATATCACAGGATTTGATCTTTACGATAAAAAGATTGATAGAGTCTTATATTTACTTTAAAAATTCAAAGATTAAAGACGAACAAAAGAAGAGGGTAAAATACAAAAAAGTATTGAAAAGTGAATTTCCTGTTTCCGGTAAATATGAAAATTATGATCTTTTTGCAAGGATTGATAGAATCGATATTCTTGAAGAAGATGTGATTTTTGATATTGACAAGTCAAAGAATGAATTGATTCCTGTTGGTAAAGAAGAAAAGGAAGCATATTCAATAATAGACTATAAAAATAGTAAAAGTTTCCAAAGTGAACAATTATTATTTTATTATTATATATTATTAAGCAATTCTGATTGGAAAGAAAAATTAAAAGAAAAATCCGTATTTTTGAGCTTCCTTCCAATGAAAGAAAAGGATTTTAATAAAACTGACGCTTTAATATGGATTAAAATAAAAAATGACGATTTGTATATAAAATATTCTGGAAATTCAAATTCATATAATCAAATATCACTAAAAGAATTTGAAAGTTGGTTTAATGAAGTGGTAGATGCCATTAAAAATTCAGAATTTTATCCTGTTTTTATTAATGATGATGAAAAACTAAAATTTAGATTTTTAGATTATTTAAAATCAAAAGGATACAATGTGAGAAATAGTAATGAAAAATATTATACATGTGAAGGTAATGATAATCCTAACGGATTATCAATAAAATGTGAGTATTATTCATTATGTAAGATTATGGGATTGGGAAAATATATTAATTTAAAAAATAGAGATCACTTAAAAGCTAAACGTAAATCTAAATAA